One Desulfovibrio fairfieldensis genomic window carries:
- a CDS encoding FUSC family protein — MSFTSRFKENAATVGNGLLFAVALTTPVVLGVAFQAFSLVSAASFGAMFALLIAPRHGALARVVGISTGGLLVVLAAALGIALQGRHDLVLVLLFLLSWLAALPRPDQAYLGLMVKYVASSVLLTSFGFSATLPMALAFLGGIALGICLSLVSMLFEADDATTPLEEFKAFLHGATNGRLFGVAVPVTVLFSTLAARYFSFSDPAWVGLTVLFVMHSDGATELFRIWARTLGTLAGVLVSAVILYNVTAPLHIAVAIGVAAFGMPYAKGHYVLFSFAITCAVLLLIDISMLQMGGDMSLLRWRLIDTVIACACVLLSNLTLRLIRRLRHRGEPPAGQAA; from the coding sequence CTGACCACGCCCGTGGTCCTGGGAGTGGCATTTCAGGCTTTTTCCCTGGTCTCCGCCGCCTCGTTCGGCGCCATGTTCGCCCTGCTCATCGCGCCCCGGCACGGAGCCCTGGCCCGCGTGGTGGGCATCAGCACGGGGGGTCTGCTGGTGGTGCTGGCCGCCGCCCTGGGCATTGCCCTGCAAGGCCGGCACGACCTTGTGCTGGTTCTGCTTTTCCTGCTCAGCTGGCTGGCGGCCCTGCCCAGGCCGGATCAGGCCTATCTGGGCCTGATGGTCAAATACGTGGCGTCTTCCGTATTGCTGACCTCTTTCGGTTTTTCCGCCACCCTGCCCATGGCCCTGGCTTTTCTCGGCGGCATTGCGCTGGGCATCTGCCTCAGCCTGGTGAGCATGCTCTTTGAGGCGGACGACGCCACCACCCCGCTGGAGGAATTCAAGGCCTTTCTGCACGGGGCCACCAACGGCCGCCTGTTCGGCGTGGCCGTGCCCGTGACGGTGCTGTTCTCCACCCTGGCGGCGCGGTATTTCTCCTTCAGCGACCCGGCCTGGGTGGGCCTGACCGTGCTCTTCGTCATGCACAGCGACGGCGCCACGGAGCTGTTCCGGATCTGGGCGCGAACCCTGGGCACCCTGGCGGGCGTGCTGGTTTCCGCCGTGATCCTCTACAATGTGACCGCTCCCCTGCATATCGCCGTGGCCATCGGGGTGGCGGCCTTTGGCATGCCCTATGCCAAGGGCCATTACGTGCTGTTCAGCTTTGCCATCACCTGCGCCGTGCTGCTGCTCATCGACATTTCCATGCTCCAGATGGGCGGGGACATGTCCCTGCTGCGCTGGCGGCTCATTGACACGGTCATCGCCTGCGCCTGCGTGCTGCTCTCCAACCTCACGCTTCGGCTGATCCGCAGACTGCGCCACCGGGGAGAGCCCCCGGCGGGACAGGCGGCATAA
- a CDS encoding FCD domain-containing protein — protein sequence MQFKQKAPERLARFGAFCLKPRRIEQSDFEKLLCSGRFRGLPCGIGCSDPCIEICTHEIFFEVSPNIFARRILTPIKNRLWDFPHKNFVLDWYLAAVAEHGLIVDAIETRSREKLMHAIKELHWDFHYNERHIRKVYNLE from the coding sequence TTGCAGTTCAAACAAAAGGCCCCGGAACGCCTTGCGCGTTTCGGGGCCTTTTGCCTCAAGCCTCGGCGGATAGAGCAAAGTGACTTTGAAAAGTTACTTTGCTCTGGTCGTTTCCGGGGTCTGCCCTGCGGGATAGGGTGCTCGGATCCTTGTATTGAAATATGTACTCACGAAATTTTTTTCGAGGTCTCGCCCAATATTTTCGCCAGGCGCATCCTGACGCCCATCAAAAATCGGCTCTGGGACTTCCCGCACAAGAATTTCGTGCTGGACTGGTATCTGGCGGCCGTGGCCGAGCACGGCCTGATCGTGGATGCCATTGAAACCCGGTCACGGGAAAAACTCATGCACGCGATCAAGGAACTGCACTGGGATTTCCACTACAACGAGCGGCATATCCGCAAGGTCTACAATCTGGAATAG
- a CDS encoding LexA family transcriptional regulator — protein sequence MSDTISFSQTLARLMRALDAASEAELARALGITPQSVSGARKRGEVPPAWIQTCAAQTGVNAHWLFFGSGPMRLPEAAEGELPSMQEDCDTELITVPLAEARLSAGTGSLEVSSNSNEGGYAFRSDFLRRKGNPRRMVLMRVSGDSMVPEIFDNDLVLLDRGQTEISPGRLYAVGFEDAIYIKRIDKLPGKIILHSVNPAYPPLSLDLRGDCADQFRVIGRVLWSGREYR from the coding sequence ATGTCCGATACAATCTCCTTTTCCCAGACTCTGGCCCGGCTGATGCGGGCTCTTGACGCCGCCAGCGAAGCTGAATTGGCCCGCGCCCTGGGCATCACGCCCCAATCCGTCAGCGGCGCGCGCAAACGCGGTGAAGTGCCCCCGGCCTGGATTCAGACCTGCGCCGCGCAAACAGGCGTCAACGCCCACTGGCTTTTTTTCGGCAGCGGTCCCATGCGCCTGCCCGAAGCAGCGGAAGGCGAACTGCCCAGCATGCAGGAAGATTGCGACACCGAGCTGATCACCGTGCCGCTGGCCGAGGCCCGTTTGTCCGCCGGTACCGGCAGTCTGGAAGTCAGCAGCAACAGCAACGAGGGCGGCTATGCCTTCCGCAGCGACTTTCTGCGCCGCAAGGGCAATCCCCGGCGCATGGTCCTGATGCGGGTGTCCGGCGACAGCATGGTGCCGGAAATCTTCGATAACGATCTGGTATTGCTGGACCGGGGCCAGACGGAAATCAGCCCGGGCCGTCTCTATGCCGTAGGTTTTGAAGACGCCATCTACATCAAGCGCATCGACAAACTGCCCGGCAAGATCATCCTGCACAGCGTCAATCCTGCCTATCCGCCTCTGAGCCTGGATCTGCGCGGCGACTGCGCGGATCAGTTCCGGGTTATCGGCCGCGTGCTCTGGTCCGGCCGTGAATACCGCTGA
- a CDS encoding lysozyme inhibitor LprI family protein, which produces MLKHCAASALQALLLLAVVALLPALAGSASAAAAGSAQSPPATTAAESPRATIPAAPDAVEPSDDAAPDAGQDVAGDAENATEVDRLLSRDFRVCMDAAAGITVPMQDCMNAEVERLEKHMAEQRARLVPILSEERAKALNDALNAWENLRKNGSSAMYDPDGGTLATVISSLWYLEQTARMSRWLDDMLNSATSQ; this is translated from the coding sequence ATGCTGAAACATTGTGCGGCATCCGCCCTTCAGGCTCTCCTGCTGCTGGCTGTAGTTGCATTGCTCCCGGCGCTTGCCGGGTCAGCGTCGGCGGCAGCCGCCGGTTCCGCGCAATCGCCTCCGGCGACAACGGCCGCCGAAAGTCCGCGCGCGACTATTCCCGCCGCGCCGGACGCCGTGGAGCCTTCCGATGACGCCGCCCCGGATGCGGGGCAGGATGTCGCGGGTGACGCGGAAAACGCCACCGAAGTGGACCGCCTGCTCAGCCGGGACTTCCGTGTCTGCATGGATGCGGCGGCGGGCATCACCGTGCCCATGCAGGACTGCATGAACGCCGAGGTGGAACGCCTGGAGAAGCATATGGCCGAACAGCGCGCCCGCCTTGTTCCGATTCTCTCCGAAGAACGGGCCAAGGCCCTCAATGACGCGCTTAACGCCTGGGAAAATCTGCGCAAAAACGGCTCCTCCGCCATGTACGATCCCGACGGCGGCACTCTTGCCACGGTGATTTCCTCACTCTGGTATCTGGAGCAGACCGCGCGCATGTCTCGCTGGCTGGACGATATGCTGAACAGCGCCACTTCGCAGTAA
- a CDS encoding helix-turn-helix domain-containing protein codes for MKLYPNLAEAIANTLESLRNEKEMSKSSLADFADIERCYLRDIEKGNRKPTVNTIFCLCEALQVDPIDFFKRVVGEIERLRK; via the coding sequence ATGAAACTCTATCCCAATTTGGCGGAAGCCATAGCGAACACGCTTGAATCATTAAGAAATGAAAAAGAGATGAGCAAATCCTCTTTGGCGGATTTTGCGGACATCGAAAGATGCTATCTGAGAGACATAGAAAAGGGGAATAGAAAGCCGACTGTAAACACAATATTTTGTCTGTGTGAGGCTCTGCAAGTAGATCCGATCGACTTTTTCAAGAGGGTGGTTGGAGAGATTGAGCGACTAAGAAAATAA
- a CDS encoding class I SAM-dependent methyltransferase, with translation MIVPALAYLLDRLPFGNSLEGISQRQLSKLMWQSKAPSWHEYAITSRKWRRHACTACRWLNAILPKNSSIFEPGCGSAANLLWLGQQGFQRLYGSDISNAALELGQNLASLLSLPLEVWHDDGLNPTHLPNGLDGILSVNWLYHIPGTTLSDFLVRYRNALKIGGYLVCDMVTRQYDKIPGNQWHTKDRKLPEEKRRPSEYTLRLDASEVSCIACRNGFAMIKSTCFTLSRPQRAVYLLRRVE, from the coding sequence ATGATTGTTCCAGCTCTTGCCTATCTTCTGGATCGCTTGCCCTTTGGAAACTCGTTGGAAGGTATTTCGCAAAGACAACTAAGTAAGCTCATGTGGCAGAGCAAAGCTCCGTCCTGGCATGAATATGCTATTACCAGCCGTAAATGGAGAAGACACGCCTGCACGGCCTGCCGCTGGCTGAATGCCATACTTCCTAAAAATTCTTCAATTTTTGAGCCAGGATGTGGCAGTGCCGCCAATTTACTCTGGCTGGGTCAACAAGGTTTTCAACGGCTCTATGGCTCTGATATTTCGAACGCCGCACTTGAGCTCGGACAAAATTTGGCTTCGTTGCTTTCTCTTCCACTGGAAGTCTGGCATGATGACGGGCTAAACCCTACGCATTTACCAAATGGACTGGATGGCATTTTGTCTGTCAATTGGCTGTATCATATTCCCGGAACAACATTATCCGATTTTTTAGTTCGCTATCGCAATGCGCTGAAAATTGGCGGCTATCTTGTGTGCGACATGGTTACACGGCAGTATGACAAAATTCCGGGGAATCAATGGCATACAAAAGATAGAAAGTTACCTGAGGAAAAACGCAGGCCATCAGAATATACGTTGCGACTTGATGCGTCAGAGGTCAGTTGCATAGCTTGCAGAAATGGTTTTGCAATGATTAAATCCACCTGTTTTACCCTGAGCAGACCACAACGGGCAGTGTATTTACTCAGGCGTGTGGAATAA
- a CDS encoding 4Fe-4S binding protein, translating into MYMLKNVLRNLSGKPATRLYPLEEREPFPAYRGVIHNDVQACIFCSTCARVCPTGAITVDAKAGRWEYDPFLCVYCSACVEKCPTKCLKQESIHRKPSVRKFHVLRTGTPRVKKARADAAKARTDTVPAAAAKTEGEAD; encoded by the coding sequence ATGTATATGCTCAAAAACGTACTGCGCAATTTGTCCGGCAAGCCCGCCACGCGGCTGTACCCGCTGGAGGAGCGCGAACCCTTCCCGGCCTACCGGGGCGTCATCCACAATGACGTGCAGGCCTGCATTTTCTGCTCCACCTGCGCCCGGGTCTGCCCCACCGGCGCGATTACTGTGGATGCCAAGGCCGGGCGCTGGGAATATGACCCCTTCCTCTGCGTGTACTGCTCGGCCTGCGTGGAAAAATGCCCCACCAAATGCCTGAAGCAGGAGTCCATCCACCGCAAGCCCTCGGTGCGCAAGTTCCACGTGCTGCGCACCGGCACGCCGCGCGTCAAAAAGGCCAGGGCCGATGCGGCCAAAGCCCGGACGGACACTGTGCCCGCAGCGGCGGCCAAGACGGAGGGAGAGGCCGACTAG
- a CDS encoding nickel-dependent hydrogenase large subunit, with protein sequence MSNRTTVIPFGPQHPVLPEPLHIKFVVEDETVVQAVPQLGFVHRGLESLVRNKDFNQMVFVVERICGICSCIHANCYCNAIEDMLGVTAPPRAQFLRVVWSELHRIHSHLLWLGLFADAFGFESVFQQFWRIREHVMDICEATAGNRVILSVNVVGGVRRDLSPDQIRWMLEQLDALEQGMRELTSTMLNDYTVQERTRGIGLLSKDDARLLGAAGPTLRGSGWEIDERMHGYAAYNDLNFIPVVEQDGDCYARSKVRFYEVLHSIDLIREALNRLPDSELTVKLPGNPDGESIFRVEQPRGELFYYVRANGTKMLERMRVRTPTFANIPALLHMLPGCKLPDVPVIVLSIDPCISCTER encoded by the coding sequence ATGAGCAACCGCACCACCGTCATTCCCTTCGGGCCGCAGCATCCGGTGCTGCCGGAGCCGCTGCACATCAAATTCGTGGTGGAGGACGAAACCGTGGTGCAGGCCGTGCCCCAGCTCGGTTTTGTGCACCGCGGCCTGGAAAGCCTGGTCCGCAACAAGGATTTCAATCAGATGGTCTTTGTGGTGGAGCGCATCTGCGGCATCTGCTCCTGCATCCATGCCAACTGTTACTGCAATGCCATTGAGGACATGCTGGGCGTCACGGCCCCGCCGCGCGCCCAGTTCCTGCGGGTGGTCTGGTCCGAGCTGCACCGTATCCATTCCCATCTGCTCTGGCTGGGCCTGTTCGCGGACGCCTTCGGTTTTGAAAGCGTATTCCAGCAGTTCTGGCGCATTCGCGAGCATGTCATGGACATCTGCGAAGCCACGGCGGGCAATCGCGTGATCCTGTCGGTCAATGTGGTGGGCGGCGTGCGTCGCGACCTCAGTCCGGACCAGATCCGCTGGATGCTGGAGCAGCTCGACGCGTTGGAGCAGGGCATGCGTGAGCTGACCAGCACCATGCTCAACGATTACACCGTGCAGGAACGCACGCGCGGCATCGGCCTGCTGAGCAAGGACGACGCCCGCCTGCTGGGCGCGGCCGGGCCCACCCTGCGCGGCAGCGGCTGGGAAATCGACGAGCGCATGCACGGCTACGCGGCCTACAACGACCTCAACTTCATCCCCGTGGTGGAGCAGGACGGTGACTGCTATGCCCGTTCCAAGGTGCGGTTTTACGAAGTGCTGCACTCCATCGACCTGATCCGCGAAGCCCTGAACCGCTTGCCCGACAGCGAGCTGACCGTTAAGCTGCCCGGCAACCCGGACGGCGAATCCATCTTCCGGGTGGAGCAGCCGCGCGGCGAGCTTTTTTACTATGTGCGGGCCAACGGCACCAAGATGCTGGAGCGCATGCGCGTGCGCACGCCCACCTTTGCCAACATCCCGGCCCTGCTGCACATGCTGCCCGGCTGCAAACTGCCCGACGTGCCGGTGATCGTGCTGAGCATTGACCCGTGCATTTCCTGCACAGAGAGGTAG
- a CDS encoding NADH-quinone oxidoreductase subunit C has protein sequence MFFEATPVTPETLLTEVRRLADAKYRFVTMSQTVLDEHTLRLYYHFDENLTMTDLRCNSELCHWSPSDAKGMRHLRMDVDKDQLIPSISSVYFCAVLIENETQDQFGVRFEGLPLDYQGGMYLEGEVTRGPYFTMTTVKRPAGAKTPTPAPEGGEAAKGEQA, from the coding sequence ATGTTTTTCGAAGCCACGCCCGTCACGCCTGAAACGCTGCTCACCGAGGTGCGGCGTCTGGCGGACGCCAAATACCGTTTTGTGACCATGTCGCAGACCGTGCTCGACGAGCATACCCTGCGCCTTTACTATCACTTTGACGAAAATCTGACCATGACGGATCTGCGCTGTAACTCCGAGCTCTGCCACTGGTCGCCCAGCGACGCCAAGGGTATGCGCCACCTGCGTATGGATGTGGACAAGGACCAGCTCATTCCCAGCATCTCCTCGGTCTATTTCTGCGCGGTGCTCATTGAAAACGAGACCCAGGATCAGTTCGGGGTGCGCTTTGAGGGCCTGCCTCTGGACTACCAGGGCGGCATGTATCTGGAAGGCGAAGTCACGCGCGGTCCTTACTTCACCATGACCACGGTGAAGCGCCCGGCCGGGGCCAAAACGCCCACGCCCGCCCCTGAGGGCGGCGAAGCCGCCAAAGGAGAGCAAGCATGA
- a CDS encoding NADH-quinone oxidoreductase subunit B family protein, which translates to MGFLDAMIKRSRLKSPWIIHFDCGSCNGCDIEVLACLTPMYDVERFGVVNTGNPKHADVLLVTGTVNHRNRHVLKQIYDQMPEPKAVVSIGACNLSGGVFKDSYNILNGAYNVIPVDVFVPGCPPKPEAIIDGVVTALDVLKAKMGLGPAPEPMLMPGDADDGTPAGAVGDNGGQEPDTAAHMNNAG; encoded by the coding sequence ATGGGATTCCTCGATGCAATGATCAAACGGAGCCGACTCAAGTCGCCGTGGATCATCCATTTTGACTGCGGCTCCTGCAACGGCTGCGATATCGAAGTGCTGGCCTGCCTGACGCCCATGTACGACGTGGAGCGTTTCGGCGTGGTCAATACCGGCAACCCCAAGCACGCCGACGTACTGCTGGTCACCGGCACGGTCAATCACCGCAACCGGCATGTGCTCAAGCAGATTTACGACCAGATGCCCGAACCCAAGGCCGTGGTTTCCATCGGCGCGTGCAATCTCTCCGGCGGGGTCTTCAAGGACAGCTACAACATCCTTAACGGCGCGTACAACGTGATTCCCGTGGATGTTTTTGTGCCCGGCTGCCCGCCCAAGCCCGAGGCCATCATCGACGGAGTGGTCACGGCCCTGGACGTGCTCAAGGCCAAGATGGGCCTGGGCCCCGCGCCCGAGCCCATGCTGATGCCCGGCGACGCCGACGACGGAACGCCTGCCGGTGCCGTGGGAGACAACGGCGGACAAGAGCCGGATACTGCGGCGCACATGAACAACGCGGGTTGA
- a CDS encoding respiratory chain complex I subunit 1 family protein, producing the protein MLTIFGAIGGLILAPFAGGLLSGVDRRITARLQSRQGPPLLQPFYDVLKLFGKQARVTNAWLVFSAYIYLLSSALALFIFFMGGDLLLLFFVLTVGAVFQVVGAICVPSPYSQVGAQRELLLMLAYEPILIMVFVGFAMCTGSFMLSDVFKLDSPLLLKMPLLFLALGYALTIKLRKSPFDLSAGHHGHQELVRGVQTEYSGPFLALIEIGHWLDLVLILGLCAVFWHTSVIGMAILVAASLFTEILIDNITARLTWQWMVQKQSLLVGMGLALVNLLWLYVA; encoded by the coding sequence ATGCTCACCATCTTCGGCGCCATCGGCGGATTGATACTGGCCCCCTTTGCGGGCGGCCTGCTCAGCGGGGTGGACCGCCGCATCACGGCGCGTCTGCAGTCGCGCCAGGGACCGCCGCTGCTCCAGCCCTTTTACGACGTGCTCAAACTGTTCGGCAAACAAGCCAGGGTGACCAACGCCTGGCTGGTATTCAGCGCCTACATCTATCTGCTTTCCTCGGCGCTGGCCCTGTTCATCTTCTTTATGGGCGGGGATCTGCTGCTGCTCTTTTTCGTGCTCACCGTGGGGGCGGTCTTTCAGGTGGTGGGCGCCATCTGCGTGCCCTCGCCCTACAGCCAGGTGGGCGCGCAGCGCGAACTGCTGCTGATGCTGGCCTACGAACCCATTCTGATCATGGTCTTCGTGGGCTTTGCCATGTGCACGGGTTCGTTCATGCTTTCGGATGTCTTCAAGCTGGATTCGCCCCTGCTGCTGAAAATGCCCCTGCTGTTCCTGGCGCTGGGGTATGCCCTGACCATCAAGCTGCGCAAATCGCCCTTTGACCTTTCCGCCGGTCACCACGGCCATCAGGAACTGGTGCGCGGCGTGCAGACCGAATACTCCGGTCCCTTCCTGGCCCTGATCGAAATCGGCCACTGGCTGGACCTGGTGCTGATTCTCGGGCTTTGCGCCGTGTTCTGGCACACCAGCGTCATCGGCATGGCCATCCTGGTGGCCGCCTCGCTGTTTACGGAAATCCTCATCGACAACATTACCGCCCGCCTGACCTGGCAGTGGATGGTGCAGAAGCAATCGCTGCTGGTGGGCATGGGGCTCGCGCTGGTGAACCTTTTGTGGCTCTACGTGGCCTAA
- a CDS encoding NADH-quinone oxidoreductase subunit L, with protein MLDILVFCCVVLPFIIGIALYYVRSGAIRKLLVPAAVTVMALAAVGLGTQGAFHLEAHELFGLPLDNVLTLLDFILLLYILALGWKLGSRLVMGMTALQLVGLIYLKAVLMDHGAPVTAFAPDGLSLIMVIIISVVGGLITIYGLGYMDIHEEHLHLRTSRQPRFFAIIFCFLGAMNGLVLCNNLSWMFFFWEMTTLCSFWLIGHDRTKEAEANAYRALWMNVLGGLAFVSAMLFIQKSLGTLSTELVLQKMVALDVKSTAMLLPFAFLCLAAFTKSAQVPFESWLCGAMVAPTPVSALLHSATMVKAGTYLLLRMAPAFAGTTMSTIVALFGAFTFVGTCMLAVSQSNAKKILAYSTISNLGLIIACVGINTPASMVAATMIIIYHSVSKGLLFMCVGAIEQRIGSRDIEDMRGLYSVMPRTAIITAIGIFTMMLPPFGMLIGKWMAIEAIARATQAMTPIIFFIALGSAFTVLFWARWAGILVSSANLHEHPAKGNPRASVFFALCALCGLALLFSFISPLVLKTFVAPSVTGLYARLNLQGFIPGAGITGAEGMAWLYLLFILLAGGAWLAWRAAKKVPEDAHSLPYFSGLAEERNGEVGFRGPMNVFEPARAANYYLAQYVGEGKITRAIDIISTAFLIVLVGGLL; from the coding sequence ATGCTCGATATTCTTGTTTTTTGCTGTGTGGTCTTGCCGTTTATCATCGGCATAGCGTTGTACTATGTCCGCAGCGGCGCAATCCGAAAACTGCTGGTGCCCGCGGCCGTGACCGTCATGGCGCTTGCGGCGGTGGGGCTGGGAACCCAGGGCGCGTTCCATCTGGAGGCGCATGAACTCTTCGGCCTGCCCCTGGACAATGTGCTGACCCTGCTCGATTTCATCCTGCTGCTCTACATTCTGGCCCTGGGCTGGAAGTTGGGCAGCCGCCTGGTCATGGGCATGACCGCCCTGCAGCTGGTAGGCCTGATCTACCTCAAGGCCGTGCTCATGGACCACGGCGCGCCGGTTACCGCCTTCGCGCCCGACGGCCTGTCCCTGATCATGGTGATCATCATCTCCGTGGTGGGCGGGCTGATCACCATTTACGGCCTGGGTTACATGGATATCCACGAAGAGCATCTGCATCTGCGCACCTCGCGGCAGCCGCGCTTTTTCGCCATCATTTTCTGCTTCCTGGGAGCCATGAACGGTCTGGTGCTCTGCAACAACCTCTCCTGGATGTTCTTTTTCTGGGAGATGACCACGCTCTGTTCCTTCTGGCTCATCGGCCACGACCGCACCAAGGAGGCCGAGGCCAACGCCTACCGGGCCTTGTGGATGAACGTGCTGGGCGGCCTGGCCTTTGTGTCGGCCATGCTTTTCATTCAGAAGAGCCTGGGCACGCTTTCCACGGAACTGGTGCTGCAGAAGATGGTGGCTCTGGACGTGAAGAGCACGGCCATGCTGCTGCCCTTTGCCTTCCTCTGCCTGGCGGCCTTCACCAAGTCGGCCCAAGTGCCCTTTGAGAGCTGGTTGTGCGGGGCCATGGTCGCGCCCACGCCGGTGTCGGCCCTGCTGCACTCGGCCACCATGGTCAAGGCGGGCACCTATCTGCTGCTGCGCATGGCTCCGGCCTTCGCCGGCACCACCATGTCCACCATCGTGGCCCTGTTCGGGGCGTTCACCTTTGTGGGTACCTGCATGCTGGCGGTCAGCCAGAGCAACGCCAAGAAAATCCTGGCCTATTCCACCATATCCAATCTGGGCCTGATCATCGCCTGCGTGGGCATCAACACCCCGGCCTCCATGGTCGCGGCCACCATGATCATCATTTACCATTCGGTGTCCAAGGGCCTGTTGTTCATGTGCGTGGGCGCCATTGAGCAGCGCATCGGCTCGCGCGACATCGAGGACATGCGCGGCCTGTACAGCGTCATGCCGCGCACGGCCATCATCACGGCCATCGGCATTTTTACCATGATGTTGCCGCCCTTCGGCATGCTCATCGGCAAGTGGATGGCCATTGAGGCCATTGCCAGGGCCACCCAGGCCATGACCCCGATCATTTTCTTCATCGCCCTGGGCTCGGCCTTCACCGTGCTGTTCTGGGCGCGCTGGGCCGGCATCCTGGTTTCCTCGGCCAACCTGCACGAGCACCCCGCCAAGGGCAATCCGCGCGCGTCGGTCTTTTTCGCCCTTTGCGCGCTCTGCGGCCTGGCGCTGCTCTTTTCCTTCATCTCGCCTCTGGTGCTGAAGACCTTCGTGGCTCCCTCGGTCACCGGCCTGTACGCCCGCCTTAACCTCCAGGGCTTCATCCCCGGCGCGGGCATTACCGGCGCGGAAGGCATGGCCTGGCTCTATCTGCTCTTCATTTTGCTGGCAGGGGGCGCATGGCTGGCCTGGCGGGCGGCCAAGAAGGTGCCTGAAGACGCGCACAGCCTGCCGTACTTCTCCGGTCTGGCGGAGGAACGCAACGGCGAAGTGGGCTTCAGGGGGCCCATGAACGTCTTTGAACCGGCCCGCGCCGCCAACTACTATCTGGCCCAGTACGTGGGCGAGGGCAAGATTACCCGCGCCATCGACATTATTTCCACGGCCTTTCTGATCGTCTTGGTAGGAGGTCTGCTGTGA